In Bacteroidota bacterium, the DNA window GTATTTTCTGACTGTCTGCAACAAGTACTGCGGGATCGCCAGGCCGGCGTGGGCCGGCAATCGTAGGAATAGGATGTCCGGTTACCTCCCGCGCAGCCTCAACCACTTCCCTGACACTAAAACCGTGGCTGTTACCAAGATTGTAGGTTCTGCTACCGTTGTCGAGGTCGCGTAAAGCGAGGATGTGTGCTTGCGCCAGGTCGAGTATGTGCACAAAATCGCGTACACAGGTGCCATCTGGTGTCTCGTAATCATCCCCATAAATGGTAAAATGATCGCGTTGTCCGAGGGCAACCTGGAGTACAAGTGGAATAAGATGTGTTTCCGGGTTATGGTCTTCACCATGATCCGGAGAGACCGCACCGCAGGCATTGAAATACCGCAGTGCTGCGTATCGCATGCCATAGATTTCATCCATCCAATGCAGCATCCGCTCTATAATGTACTTGGATTCGCCGTAAGGACTACCGGGATGGATTGGTGCATCCGCCTTAATTGGCATTTCCTGTATGGATCCGAACAGGTTGGCCGTTGATGAGAAAATAAACTGCTTCACGCCGGCCTCAGCGGCACTTTGCAACAGGTTAATGCCATTCTGCACATTTTCACCCAGGTACAGAAAAGGCTTCTCCATCGACTCCCCTACCAGGGTATGCGAGGCAAAATGCATGATTGCTTCCGGCCGAAACATGTCAATGGTTGCTTTAACCAGTGCTTTGTCTGCCAGATCTCCGTTAACAAAAGTTGCGTCTGGATGCACAACATCCCGATGACCCTGATACAGGTTATCAAATACCAATACCTCGTCACCAGCGGCAACCAACTCATGTACCGCAGTGCTACCTATATAGCCTGCGCCACCCGTTACCAATACTCTCATGAAATTTATAATGCTTTGAAGTGTACTGCAGGAAGAGCTTTAAGAAGAGATGCACTCACCTCAGCGCTTACATCGCGCTGGCCGCCACCTAACATCTCATACCCAACCTTGAATTTCCTGATCGTTGCAGACCGAAGAAGCGGGGGGTAAAAATGCATGTGGAAGTGCCACGCAGGATGTGCACTGCCGTCTGTCGGCGCTTGATGCAAACCGGCAGAATAAGGAAAAGACACCTTGAACAGGTTATCGTATCGAACAGTTATTTGCTTAATAGCATCTGCAAACTGTTCACG includes these proteins:
- the galE gene encoding UDP-glucose 4-epimerase GalE; its protein translation is MRVLVTGGAGYIGSTAVHELVAAGDEVLVFDNLYQGHRDVVHPDATFVNGDLADKALVKATIDMFRPEAIMHFASHTLVGESMEKPFLYLGENVQNGINLLQSAAEAGVKQFIFSSTANLFGSIQEMPIKADAPIHPGSPYGESKYIIERMLHWMDEIYGMRYAALRYFNACGAVSPDHGEDHNPETHLIPLVLQVALGQRDHFTIYGDDYETPDGTCVRDFVHILDLAQAHILALRDLDNGSRTYNLGNSHGFSVREVVEAAREVTGHPIPTIAGPRRPGDPAVLVADSQKIRDELGWKPAYPELKQILESAWAWHQKNPAGYTVAGNSASLLVK